In Solanum pennellii chromosome 3, SPENNV200, a single window of DNA contains:
- the LOC107015147 gene encoding pre-mRNA cleavage factor Im 25 kDa subunit 2, whose amino-acid sequence MVTTSVVNTYPLSSYTFGTKEPKMEKDTSVADRLARMKVNYTKEGMRTSVEGILLVQEHNHPHILLLQIGNTFCKLPGGRLKPGENEIEGLKRKLSSKLAANSPGIQPNWQVGECVAIWWRPNFETIMYPYCPPHITKPKECKKLFVVHLSEREYFAVPKNLKLLAVPLFELYDNVQRYGPVISTIPQQLSRFQFNMIHP is encoded by the exons ATGGTAACAACTTCAGTTGTCAACACATACCCACTGTCCAGCTATACATTTGGTACCAAGGAGCCCAAAATGGAAAAAGACACCTCCGTCGCCGATCGCCTTGCTCGTATGAAAGTCAA CTATACGAAGGAGGGCATGAGGACTAGCGTTGAAGGAATTCTATTG GTACAAGAACACAATCATCCTCACATTCTTCTATTGCAAATTGGGAACACATTCTGCAAACTTCCAGGTGGACGTTTGAAACCAGGAGAGAACG AAATCGAAGGTTTGAAAAGGAAACTGTCTAGTAAACTTGCAGCTAATTCTCCTGGCATTCAGCCAAATTGGCAG GTAGGTGAGTGTGTGGCCATCTGGTGGAGGCCAAATTTTGAAACCATAATGTATCCATATTGTCCTCCACACATAACAAAACCCAAG GAGTGTAAGAAGCTCTTTGTTGTTCATCTATCTGAAAGAGAGTACTTTGCTGTCCCAAAAAATCTGAAGCTTCTTGCAGTGCCATTGTTTGAACTTTATGACAATGTTCAG AGATATGGACCTGTGATATCCACGATTCCTCAACAGCTTTCCAGGTTCCAGTTCAACATGATCCACCCGTAG
- the LOC107012166 gene encoding DNA mismatch repair protein MSH3 isoform X2, producing MGKPKQQVISRFFAQKPKNEEDPSTSTTPCTPPPKIVATVSFSPAKRLRTSQLISPQNKLSSSYDDYPTKPSKTPKLSTHVDNPCTPLPNPTLHQKFLDKLLEPSYHLLEPSKCHEIANPKYTPLEQQVVELKTKYPDVLLMIEVGYRYRFFGQDAENAARVLGIYAHMDHNFLTASVPTFRLSIHVRRLVSAGYKVGVVKQTETAAIKAHGSNKLGPFGRGLSALYTKATLEAAEDVGGGDEGFGSCNNYLVCVVEKVIDLEGCGNDEKLGVVGVEVSTGDVVYGEFNDNFMRAGLEAMILNLLPAELLVGRPISKQTEKLLLAYAGPASNVRVEDVSSDRFSDGGALAEVMSLYEGMQETYLLDVQEKEEAEMKMPKCNQIAIQGIMAMPHLAVQALGLIVRHLKQFGLERVLCLGASFRPFSSNMEMTLSANALQQLEVLMNNFDGSESGSLLHCMNQTLTLFGSRLLRHWVTHPLRDRNMIGARLDAVSEIAESMQTHRTSHTSVLEMEGADVTSSQPEIHHIIVSVLSTIGRSPDIQRGLTRIFHRKATAAEFIAVIQAILIAAKQLQRLFIMEDRSTNLQRETLHSVLLRKLISIASSSTIINGAAKLLSALNKEAADRQDLHNLFIISDGKFPEVAEGTRIVELANEKLDSLIVMHRKQLHIHKLEYTSVAGITHLIELPLNTKVPRDWVKVNSTKKAIRYHSPEVLVALDELALANEQLTVVCQAAWNNFLTGFGGYFAEFQAVVQALASLDCLNSLAILSRNKNYVRPLFVEDDEAVQIHICSGRHPVLEAVLQDNFVPNDTDLHAEREYCQIVTGPNMGGKSCYIRQVALIALMAQVGSFVPAISAKLHVLDGIYTRMGASDSIQQGRSTFLEELSEASDILKKCSANSLVILDELGRGTSTHDGVAIAYATLQYLLEHKKCMVLFVTHYPEIVSIKNKFPGSVGPYHVSYLTSQRDVNGDFKSNEKMDHINSEDITYLYKLAPGVSGRSFGFKVAQLAQLPVTCIQRAIVIAAKLEAAVCNYTEQQFRKSCSLSHRQDGCKNEPTEDVLESDSLSAGIVEGLDDISEPYRELFLNLNYAFLEEHGNDRRLQFLMQARSLAAQLISR from the exons ATGGGGAAACCAAAACAACAAGTAATTTCCCGCTTCTTTGCACAAAAACCGAAGAACGAAGAAGACCCTTCAACTTCAACGACCCCCTGTACTCCACCTCCCAAAATTGTCGCCACCGTCAGCTTTTCACCTGCAAAGCGCCTTAGAACTTCCCAACTCATTTCTCCTCAGAAcaaactttcttcttcttacgATGATTATCCTACAAAACCCAGCAAAACCCCTAAGCTATCAACCCACGTAGATAACCCATGCACTCCTCTTCCTAATCCCACTCTCCACCAAAAGTTCCTGGATAAACTTCTAGAACCATCTTACCACCTTTTGGAACCTTCCAAGTGTCATGAAATTGCAAATCCCAAGTACACGCCGTTAGAGCAACAAGTTGTGGAGCTTAAGACTAAGTACCCAGATGTTCTATTGATGATTGAAGTTGGTTACAGGTACAGATTTTTTGGTCAGGATGCAGAAAATGCTGCTAGAGTTTTGGGTATTTATGCACATATGGACCACAATTTCTTGACAGCTAGTGTACCCACGTTTCGGTTGAGTATTCATGTAAGGAGGCTGGTGAGTGCAGGGTACAAAGTTGGGGTTGTTAAACAAACGGAAACTGCTGCAATTAAGGCTCATGGATCGAATAAATTGGGCCCTTTTGGCCGTGGGTTGTCAGCATTGTACACGAAAGCCACTTTGGAGGCTGCTGAAGATGTAGGGGGTGGAGATGAGGGGTTCGGGTCATGTAATAACTATTTGGTTTGTGTTGTTGAGAAGGTAATCGACCTTGAGGGTTGTGGGAATGATGAGAAACTCGGGGTTGTTGGAGTTGAGGTTTCAACTGGGGATGTTGTTTATGGGGAGTTCAATGACAATTTCATGAGGGCTGGGTTGGAGGCTATGATCCTGAACTTGTTGCCAGCTGAATTGCTTGTTGGCAGGCCTATATCTAAGCAGACAGAGAAG CTGCTACTGGCTTATGCTGGACCTGCATCTAATGTTCGGGTGGAGGATGTATCATCAGATCGGTTCAGTGACGGTGGTGCTCTGGCTGAGGTGATGTCTCTCTATGAGGGCATGCAGGAAACTTATTTGTTAGATGTTCAAGAAAAGGAAGAGGCTGAAATGAAAATGCCCAAATGCAATCAAATTGCAATCCAG GGAATAATGGCAATGCCTCATTTGGCTGTACAAGCATTGGGCCTAATTGTTAGGCATCTAAAACAATTTGGTTTGGAAAGAGTTCTGTGCTTGGGAGCTTCATTTCGTCCCTTCTCTAGCAACATGGAGATGACTCTTTCAGCCAATGCATTGCAGCAACTTGAG GTTTTGATGAATAACTTTGACGGATCAGAGTCTGGCTCCTTATTGCATTGTATGAATCAGACCCTTACTTTATTTGGTTCAAGGCTTCTCAGGCATTGG GTGACTCATCCATTACGGGATAGAAACATGATAGGTGCTCGTCTTGATGCAGTTTCAGAGATTGCAGAATCTATGCAAACTCATCGAACTTCTCATACTTCTGTCTTGGAGATGGAAGGTGCTGATGTCACCAGTTCGCAACCGGAGATACATCATATAATTGTTTCAGTTCTGTCCACTATAGGAAGGTCACCAGATATCCAGCGGGGGCTTACAAGAATCTTTCACAGAAAAGCTACTGCTGCTGAG TTTATTGCAGTCATTCAAGCTATCTTGATTGCTGCGAAACAACTTCAGCGGCTTTTCATTATGGAGGACAGAAGTACTAATCTGCAAAGAGAGACCTTGCATTCTGTCCTGTTGAGAAAGCTGATATCAATTGCCTCATCTTCTACTATTATTAATGGTGCTGCTAAGCTTTTGTCTGCTTTAAACAAGGAAGCTGCTGACAGACAGGATCTTCACAACTTATTTATCATTTCTGATGGGAAGTTCCCAGAG GTTGCTGAAGGTACAAGGATAGTTGAGTTGGCAAATGAGAAGTTAGACTCATTGATTGTTATGCATCGCAAGCAGCTTCACATCCACAAATTGGAGTATACTAGTGTAGCTGGAATCACACATTTGATAGAG TTGCCTCTAAACACAAAGGTGCCTCGAGATTGGGTCAAAGTGAACAGTACTAAGAAAGCAATACGTTATCATTCACCAGAAGTATTAGTGGCTTTAGATGAGTTAGCGTTGGCAAATGAGCAGCTCACTGTCGTTTGCCAAGCTGCATGGAATAATTTTTTGACGGGTTTTGGTGGATACTTTGCCGAGTTCCAAGCTGTTGTGCAAGCCCTGGCTTCATTGGATTGTCTGAATTCTCTCGCCATTCTTTCGAGGAATAAG AATTATGTCCGTCCGCTCTTTGTTGAAGATGATGAGGCTGTTCAGATACATATATGCTCTGGTCGTCATCCG GTTCTGGAGGCTGTTTTACAAGATAACTTTGTCCCAAATGATACAGATTTGCATGCAGAAAGAGAGTACTGTCAGATTGTCACTGGACCAAATATGGGGGGAAAAAGTTGCTATATTCGCCAAGTTGCTCTTATTGCTCTCATGGCTCAG GTTGGATCCTTCGTACCAGCGATCTCTGCAAAACTACATGTACTGGATGGGATATATACTCGCATGGGTGCATCAGACAGTATTCAGCAAGGAAGGAGTACATTCTTAGAAGAACTCAGTGAGGCTTCTGATATACTGAAAAAATGCTCAGCCAATTCACTGGTTATACTTGATGAGCTTGGGAGAGGCACCAGCACACATGATGGCGTAGCAATTGCTTATGCAACACTTCAATATCTCCTGGAGCACAAAAAATGCATGGTTCTATTTGTTACTCATTACCCTGAAATTGTCAGTATCAAGAATAAGTTTCCAGGCTCTGTGGGACCATACCATGTGTCATATCTGACATCCCAAAGAGATGTGAATGGGGATTTCAAGTCAAATGAGAAGATGGATCACATTAATAGTGAGGACATCACCTACCTATACAAACTTGCGCCAGGTGTTTCTGGGAGAAGTTTTGGTTTTAAAGTTGCTCAGCTTGCACAA CTGCCGGTCACATGTATTCAGCGAGCCATTGTAATAGCTGCAAAACTGGAAGCAGCAGTCTGTAACTACACTGAACAACAATTTCGAAAAAGCTGTTCTCTAAGCCATAGGCAAGATGGCTGTAAAAATGAACCCACAGAGGATGTCCTAGAATCAGATTCCTTGTCTGCTGGAATAGTTGAAGGCTTAGACGACATCAGTGAGCCTTACAGGGAGTTGTTTCTGAACCTTAACTATGCATTTCTTGAAGAACATGGTAATGACAGGAGACTCCAGTTTCTAATGCAAGCTAGAAGCCTTGCAGCTCAGTTAATAAGTAG GTAA
- the LOC107012166 gene encoding DNA mismatch repair protein MSH3 isoform X1, translating to MGKPKQQVISRFFAQKPKNEEDPSTSTTPCTPPPKIVATVSFSPAKRLRTSQLISPQNKLSSSYDDYPTKPSKTPKLSTHVDNPCTPLPNPTLHQKFLDKLLEPSYHLLEPSKCHEIANPKYTPLEQQVVELKTKYPDVLLMIEVGYRYRFFGQDAENAARVLGIYAHMDHNFLTASVPTFRLSIHVRRLVSAGYKVGVVKQTETAAIKAHGSNKLGPFGRGLSALYTKATLEAAEDVGGGDEGFGSCNNYLVCVVEKVIDLEGCGNDEKLGVVGVEVSTGDVVYGEFNDNFMRAGLEAMILNLLPAELLVGRPISKQTEKLLLAYAGPASNVRVEDVSSDRFSDGGALAEVMSLYEGMQETYLLDVQEKEEAEMKMPKCNQIAIQGIMAMPHLAVQALGLIVRHLKQFGLERVLCLGASFRPFSSNMEMTLSANALQQLEVLMNNFDGSESGSLLHCMNQTLTLFGSRLLRHWVTHPLRDRNMIGARLDAVSEIAESMQTHRTSHTSVLEMEGADVTSSQPEIHHIIVSVLSTIGRSPDIQRGLTRIFHRKATAAEFIAVIQAILIAAKQLQRLFIMEDRSTNLQRETLHSVLLRKLISIASSSTIINGAAKLLSALNKEAADRQDLHNLFIISDGKFPEVAEGTRIVELANEKLDSLIVMHRKQLHIHKLEYTSVAGITHLIELPLNTKVPRDWVKVNSTKKAIRYHSPEVLVALDELALANEQLTVVCQAAWNNFLTGFGGYFAEFQAVVQALASLDCLNSLAILSRNKNYVRPLFVEDDEAVQIHICSGRHPVLEAVLQDNFVPNDTDLHAEREYCQIVTGPNMGGKSCYIRQVALIALMAQVGSFVPAISAKLHVLDGIYTRMGASDSIQQGRSTFLEELSEASDILKKCSANSLVILDELGRGTSTHDGVAIAYATLQYLLEHKKCMVLFVTHYPEIVSIKNKFPGSVGPYHVSYLTSQRDVNGDFKSNEKMDHINSEDITYLYKLAPGVSGRSFGFKVAQLAQLPVTCIQRAIVIAAKLEAAVCNYTEQQFRKSCSLSHRQDGCKNEPTEDVLESDSLSAGIVEGLDDISEPYRELFLNLNYAFLEEHGNDRRLQFLMQARSLAAQLISKCW from the exons ATGGGGAAACCAAAACAACAAGTAATTTCCCGCTTCTTTGCACAAAAACCGAAGAACGAAGAAGACCCTTCAACTTCAACGACCCCCTGTACTCCACCTCCCAAAATTGTCGCCACCGTCAGCTTTTCACCTGCAAAGCGCCTTAGAACTTCCCAACTCATTTCTCCTCAGAAcaaactttcttcttcttacgATGATTATCCTACAAAACCCAGCAAAACCCCTAAGCTATCAACCCACGTAGATAACCCATGCACTCCTCTTCCTAATCCCACTCTCCACCAAAAGTTCCTGGATAAACTTCTAGAACCATCTTACCACCTTTTGGAACCTTCCAAGTGTCATGAAATTGCAAATCCCAAGTACACGCCGTTAGAGCAACAAGTTGTGGAGCTTAAGACTAAGTACCCAGATGTTCTATTGATGATTGAAGTTGGTTACAGGTACAGATTTTTTGGTCAGGATGCAGAAAATGCTGCTAGAGTTTTGGGTATTTATGCACATATGGACCACAATTTCTTGACAGCTAGTGTACCCACGTTTCGGTTGAGTATTCATGTAAGGAGGCTGGTGAGTGCAGGGTACAAAGTTGGGGTTGTTAAACAAACGGAAACTGCTGCAATTAAGGCTCATGGATCGAATAAATTGGGCCCTTTTGGCCGTGGGTTGTCAGCATTGTACACGAAAGCCACTTTGGAGGCTGCTGAAGATGTAGGGGGTGGAGATGAGGGGTTCGGGTCATGTAATAACTATTTGGTTTGTGTTGTTGAGAAGGTAATCGACCTTGAGGGTTGTGGGAATGATGAGAAACTCGGGGTTGTTGGAGTTGAGGTTTCAACTGGGGATGTTGTTTATGGGGAGTTCAATGACAATTTCATGAGGGCTGGGTTGGAGGCTATGATCCTGAACTTGTTGCCAGCTGAATTGCTTGTTGGCAGGCCTATATCTAAGCAGACAGAGAAG CTGCTACTGGCTTATGCTGGACCTGCATCTAATGTTCGGGTGGAGGATGTATCATCAGATCGGTTCAGTGACGGTGGTGCTCTGGCTGAGGTGATGTCTCTCTATGAGGGCATGCAGGAAACTTATTTGTTAGATGTTCAAGAAAAGGAAGAGGCTGAAATGAAAATGCCCAAATGCAATCAAATTGCAATCCAG GGAATAATGGCAATGCCTCATTTGGCTGTACAAGCATTGGGCCTAATTGTTAGGCATCTAAAACAATTTGGTTTGGAAAGAGTTCTGTGCTTGGGAGCTTCATTTCGTCCCTTCTCTAGCAACATGGAGATGACTCTTTCAGCCAATGCATTGCAGCAACTTGAG GTTTTGATGAATAACTTTGACGGATCAGAGTCTGGCTCCTTATTGCATTGTATGAATCAGACCCTTACTTTATTTGGTTCAAGGCTTCTCAGGCATTGG GTGACTCATCCATTACGGGATAGAAACATGATAGGTGCTCGTCTTGATGCAGTTTCAGAGATTGCAGAATCTATGCAAACTCATCGAACTTCTCATACTTCTGTCTTGGAGATGGAAGGTGCTGATGTCACCAGTTCGCAACCGGAGATACATCATATAATTGTTTCAGTTCTGTCCACTATAGGAAGGTCACCAGATATCCAGCGGGGGCTTACAAGAATCTTTCACAGAAAAGCTACTGCTGCTGAG TTTATTGCAGTCATTCAAGCTATCTTGATTGCTGCGAAACAACTTCAGCGGCTTTTCATTATGGAGGACAGAAGTACTAATCTGCAAAGAGAGACCTTGCATTCTGTCCTGTTGAGAAAGCTGATATCAATTGCCTCATCTTCTACTATTATTAATGGTGCTGCTAAGCTTTTGTCTGCTTTAAACAAGGAAGCTGCTGACAGACAGGATCTTCACAACTTATTTATCATTTCTGATGGGAAGTTCCCAGAG GTTGCTGAAGGTACAAGGATAGTTGAGTTGGCAAATGAGAAGTTAGACTCATTGATTGTTATGCATCGCAAGCAGCTTCACATCCACAAATTGGAGTATACTAGTGTAGCTGGAATCACACATTTGATAGAG TTGCCTCTAAACACAAAGGTGCCTCGAGATTGGGTCAAAGTGAACAGTACTAAGAAAGCAATACGTTATCATTCACCAGAAGTATTAGTGGCTTTAGATGAGTTAGCGTTGGCAAATGAGCAGCTCACTGTCGTTTGCCAAGCTGCATGGAATAATTTTTTGACGGGTTTTGGTGGATACTTTGCCGAGTTCCAAGCTGTTGTGCAAGCCCTGGCTTCATTGGATTGTCTGAATTCTCTCGCCATTCTTTCGAGGAATAAG AATTATGTCCGTCCGCTCTTTGTTGAAGATGATGAGGCTGTTCAGATACATATATGCTCTGGTCGTCATCCG GTTCTGGAGGCTGTTTTACAAGATAACTTTGTCCCAAATGATACAGATTTGCATGCAGAAAGAGAGTACTGTCAGATTGTCACTGGACCAAATATGGGGGGAAAAAGTTGCTATATTCGCCAAGTTGCTCTTATTGCTCTCATGGCTCAG GTTGGATCCTTCGTACCAGCGATCTCTGCAAAACTACATGTACTGGATGGGATATATACTCGCATGGGTGCATCAGACAGTATTCAGCAAGGAAGGAGTACATTCTTAGAAGAACTCAGTGAGGCTTCTGATATACTGAAAAAATGCTCAGCCAATTCACTGGTTATACTTGATGAGCTTGGGAGAGGCACCAGCACACATGATGGCGTAGCAATTGCTTATGCAACACTTCAATATCTCCTGGAGCACAAAAAATGCATGGTTCTATTTGTTACTCATTACCCTGAAATTGTCAGTATCAAGAATAAGTTTCCAGGCTCTGTGGGACCATACCATGTGTCATATCTGACATCCCAAAGAGATGTGAATGGGGATTTCAAGTCAAATGAGAAGATGGATCACATTAATAGTGAGGACATCACCTACCTATACAAACTTGCGCCAGGTGTTTCTGGGAGAAGTTTTGGTTTTAAAGTTGCTCAGCTTGCACAA CTGCCGGTCACATGTATTCAGCGAGCCATTGTAATAGCTGCAAAACTGGAAGCAGCAGTCTGTAACTACACTGAACAACAATTTCGAAAAAGCTGTTCTCTAAGCCATAGGCAAGATGGCTGTAAAAATGAACCCACAGAGGATGTCCTAGAATCAGATTCCTTGTCTGCTGGAATAGTTGAAGGCTTAGACGACATCAGTGAGCCTTACAGGGAGTTGTTTCTGAACCTTAACTATGCATTTCTTGAAGAACATGGTAATGACAGGAGACTCCAGTTTCTAATGCAAGCTAGAAGCCTTGCAGCTCAGTTAATAA GTAAATGCTGGTAG